One window from the genome of Micromonospora aurantiaca ATCC 27029 encodes:
- a CDS encoding nucleotidyltransferase family protein — protein sequence MIDRDLADRLCAVDGVVAVALGGSRARGDHRPDSDWDVGLYYRGAPDLAGLRAVAASIADGPVDLTAPGGWGPWVDGGGWLRVGGAAVDWIYRDLDRVHRVWADCRAGRYTVEAQAGHPLGFYSHAYAGEVALGRVLGDPTGELTALRAETVDYPPALGAALVAGGWETGLLLDGAAKGAAGGDAGYVAGCLFRVVGVLVHALHGRAGRWLVNEKGMIVSAGRLPGAPPDFAERAQALLGAVGRTPEELAATIGAARTLADQVLPLPG from the coding sequence GTGATCGACAGGGACCTGGCCGACCGGCTGTGCGCGGTGGACGGCGTGGTCGCGGTGGCGCTCGGCGGCAGCCGGGCCCGCGGCGACCACCGGCCCGACTCCGACTGGGACGTGGGCCTCTACTACCGGGGCGCGCCGGACCTGGCCGGGCTGCGCGCGGTGGCCGCCTCGATCGCCGACGGGCCGGTGGACCTCACCGCCCCGGGTGGCTGGGGACCGTGGGTCGACGGGGGCGGCTGGCTGCGCGTCGGCGGGGCGGCGGTGGACTGGATCTACCGCGACCTGGACCGGGTGCACCGGGTCTGGGCGGACTGCCGGGCCGGCCGCTACACGGTCGAGGCGCAGGCCGGGCATCCGCTCGGTTTCTACTCGCACGCGTACGCCGGGGAGGTGGCGCTCGGGCGGGTGCTCGGCGACCCGACCGGTGAGCTGACCGCGCTGCGGGCCGAGACCGTCGACTACCCGCCCGCGCTCGGCGCCGCGCTGGTCGCCGGTGGCTGGGAGACCGGGCTGCTGCTCGACGGCGCCGCGAAGGGCGCCGCAGGGGGTGACGCCGGCTACGTGGCGGGCTGCCTGTTCCGGGTGGTCGGCGTGCTGGTCCACGCGCTGCACGGCCGGGCCGGGCGGTGGCTGGTCAACGAGAAGGGCATGATCGTCTCCGCCGGGCGCCTGCCCGGTGCGCCGCCGGACTTCGCCGAGCGGGCGCAGGCGCTGCTGGGCGCGGTGGGGCGTACCCCTGAGGAACTGGCGGCGACGATCGGTGCCGCCCGGACGCTGGCCGACCAGGTGCTGCCGCTGCCCGGATGA
- a CDS encoding ABC-F family ATP-binding cassette domain-containing protein → MGYVDVAGVGHILPDGRELFSDVSFRVGEGAKVALVGPNGAGKTTLLRMVAGDLPVKTGAVARSGGLGVMRQFIGMIGDESTLADLALSLAPPALRDAGRRLAETEAAMRAAEVRGKYSSAAAKTQLAYAEALAAWGETGGYDAEVLFDTVATIVLDLPWDSARERPVRTLSGGQQKRFALELLLRGPDEVLLLDEPDNFLDVPGKRWLEARLRESGKSVLYVSHDRELLAQTADRVVAVEGGSAWVHPGGFASWHEARVARHARLDELRKRWDEEHQKLRELMLMYKQKAAYNDGMASRYQAAQTRLRKFEEAGPPPVPPKDQDIRMRLTGGRTGKRAVIAEQLELDGLTYPFDLELWYGDRVAVLGANGTGKSHFLRLLARGGTDPEPGNTPVDGAAALAPVAHGGVVRLGARVRPGHFSQTHDRPELMGKTLVEVLWRGDDHRAGMDRHAAMAALSRYELAGQGDQRFGTLSGGQQARFLVLLLELSGATLLLLDEPTDNLDLASAEALEAGLTAFEGTVVAVTHDRWFTRTFDRFVLFRGDGDVVETPEPVWDVG, encoded by the coding sequence GTGGGATACGTGGACGTGGCAGGAGTAGGGCACATCCTCCCGGACGGGCGTGAGCTGTTCAGCGACGTGTCGTTCCGGGTCGGTGAGGGTGCCAAGGTGGCGCTGGTCGGCCCGAACGGCGCCGGCAAGACCACGCTGCTGCGGATGGTCGCCGGTGACCTGCCGGTGAAGACCGGCGCTGTCGCCCGCTCCGGTGGGCTGGGCGTGATGCGGCAGTTCATCGGCATGATCGGCGACGAGTCCACGCTCGCCGACCTCGCCCTGTCGCTGGCGCCGCCGGCGCTGCGCGACGCCGGGCGGCGGCTCGCCGAGACCGAGGCGGCCATGCGGGCGGCCGAGGTCCGCGGCAAGTACAGCTCCGCCGCCGCCAAGACCCAGCTCGCGTACGCTGAGGCGCTCGCCGCCTGGGGCGAGACCGGCGGGTACGACGCCGAGGTCCTCTTCGACACCGTCGCCACCATCGTGCTCGACCTGCCCTGGGACAGCGCCCGGGAACGGCCGGTCCGCACGCTGTCCGGCGGCCAGCAGAAGCGCTTCGCGCTGGAACTGCTGCTGCGCGGCCCCGACGAGGTGCTGCTGCTCGACGAGCCGGACAACTTCCTCGACGTACCCGGCAAACGCTGGCTGGAGGCGCGCCTGCGCGAGTCGGGCAAGTCCGTGCTCTACGTCTCGCACGACCGGGAACTGCTGGCGCAGACCGCCGACCGGGTCGTCGCGGTGGAGGGCGGCAGCGCCTGGGTGCACCCGGGCGGCTTCGCGAGCTGGCACGAGGCACGGGTGGCCCGGCACGCCCGCCTCGACGAGCTGCGCAAGCGCTGGGACGAGGAGCACCAGAAGCTGCGCGAGCTGATGCTGATGTACAAGCAGAAGGCCGCGTACAACGACGGGATGGCCTCCCGCTACCAGGCCGCGCAGACCCGGTTGCGCAAGTTCGAGGAGGCCGGGCCGCCGCCCGTACCCCCGAAGGACCAGGACATCCGGATGCGCCTGACCGGCGGGCGGACCGGCAAGCGCGCGGTGATCGCCGAGCAGTTGGAGCTGGACGGCCTGACGTACCCGTTCGACCTGGAACTCTGGTACGGCGACCGGGTCGCGGTGCTGGGCGCGAACGGCACCGGCAAGTCTCACTTCCTGCGGCTGCTGGCCCGGGGCGGCACCGACCCGGAGCCGGGCAACACGCCTGTGGACGGCGCCGCCGCGCTCGCACCTGTCGCCCACGGCGGCGTGGTCCGCCTCGGCGCACGGGTCCGGCCCGGGCACTTCTCGCAGACCCACGACCGGCCGGAGCTGATGGGCAAGACGCTCGTCGAGGTGCTGTGGCGCGGCGACGACCACCGGGCCGGCATGGACCGGCACGCCGCGATGGCGGCGCTGTCCCGGTACGAGCTGGCCGGCCAGGGCGACCAGCGGTTCGGCACGCTCTCCGGCGGGCAGCAGGCGCGGTTCCTGGTGCTGCTGCTGGAGCTGTCCGGGGCGACGCTGCTGCTGCTCGACGAGCCCACCGACAACCTCGACCTGGCCTCGGCCGAGGCGCTGGAGGCCGGGCTGACCGCGTTCGAGGGGACTGTGGTCGCGGTGACGCACGACAGGTGGTTCACCCGTACCTTCGACCGGTTCGTGCTGTTCCGGGGCGACGGCGACGTGGTGGAGACGCCGGAGCCGGTCTGGGACGTGGGGTGA
- a CDS encoding aldo/keto reductase — MDLVSEMTYRRLGDSGLVVSVVGIGCNNFGRKLDLDGTRAVVDAALDAGINFFDTADIYGEPQGASEELLGQALKGRRDDVVVATKFGMDMNGANGPDHGARGARRYIARAVEASLCRLGTDHIDLYQMHEPDPGTPIDETLAALDDLVTAGKVRYLGNSNFAGWQIADADWTASSQGRTRFISAQNHYSLVERGVEDEVIPACERFGLGMLPFFPLANGLLTGKYKRGEAPPAGSRLAGGGRYAERLAAARWDVIEAIEAYAAERGISMLQVAIGGLAARPAVTSVIAGATTPDQVKANAEAGTWQPSDDDLTALDAIL, encoded by the coding sequence GTGGATCTCGTGAGTGAGATGACCTATCGCCGGCTGGGCGACTCCGGGCTCGTGGTGTCAGTTGTCGGTATCGGCTGCAACAACTTCGGCCGCAAACTCGACCTCGACGGCACCCGGGCGGTGGTGGACGCCGCGCTCGATGCCGGGATCAACTTCTTCGACACCGCCGACATCTACGGCGAGCCGCAGGGTGCCTCCGAGGAACTGCTCGGCCAGGCGCTCAAGGGCCGCCGCGACGACGTGGTGGTGGCCACCAAGTTCGGCATGGACATGAACGGCGCGAACGGGCCGGACCACGGCGCCCGGGGCGCCCGCCGCTACATCGCCCGCGCGGTCGAGGCGTCGCTGTGCCGGCTCGGCACCGACCACATCGACCTGTACCAGATGCACGAGCCCGACCCGGGCACCCCGATCGACGAGACGCTCGCCGCGCTGGACGACCTGGTGACCGCCGGCAAGGTGCGCTACCTCGGCAACTCCAACTTCGCCGGGTGGCAGATCGCCGACGCCGACTGGACCGCGTCGTCGCAGGGGCGTACCCGGTTCATCTCCGCGCAGAACCACTACTCGCTGGTGGAGCGCGGGGTGGAGGACGAGGTGATCCCCGCCTGCGAGCGGTTCGGCCTCGGCATGCTGCCGTTCTTCCCGCTCGCCAACGGGCTGCTCACCGGCAAGTACAAGCGCGGCGAGGCGCCCCCGGCGGGCAGCCGCCTGGCCGGTGGCGGCCGGTACGCCGAGCGGCTGGCCGCCGCGCGCTGGGACGTCATCGAGGCGATCGAGGCGTACGCGGCCGAGCGCGGAATCAGCATGCTCCAGGTGGCGATCGGCGGCCTGGCGGCCCGTCCCGCCGTGACGTCGGTGATCGCCGGCGCGACCACTCCCGACCAGGTGAAGGCCAATGCCGAAGCCGGGACGTGGCAGCCGTCCGACGACGACCTGACCGCCTTGGACGCCATCCTCTGA